From the genome of Pseudarthrobacter sp. NIBRBAC000502772:
GCTCAGGTCGGCGCGATCGCCGACATAGGCACGGACGAGATCGCCCAGCTCCCGGGCGTGCGCTTCGGCTGTCTCCCGAAGTGCCCGCCACAGTCGCTCGACCGCCGTGCCGGCAAGGGAGTAGTAGATCCGTGTCCCGGAGCGTCGGGAGCAGACGAGGCCGGCTCGCAGCAGACGCTGCAGGTGCTGGGATGTGTTGGCCACAGTCTGGTGGATCTCTACGGCCAGCTCCTCAACGGACCGCTCGCCCTGCCCAAGGATATCGATCAGCTCCGCCCTCCTGCCGTTCCCCAAGGCCTTGGCAGCTTCGACGAGGGCATCGAAGAGGGCCTCCTTGTCCTGCTGGTCGGCCACTCGTGTCTCCTATTCAAGAGTTCTCTTGACAAGATTACCGTTGGGGGATTCTTATTCAAGTACCTACTTGAATAAGAAAGGGGTGGTGGCCGTGTCCACCATCCAAACTCCCCAAGGGCAACAGTCCCGCCTCCGGACAGGTGCCGCTCTCATGACGCTGGCTGGGCTGGCTTTCGTCGGTTACGCCGTCATCTTCCTGGTACTCAACTTCACGGACGCCTTCCT
Proteins encoded in this window:
- a CDS encoding metalloregulator ArsR/SmtB family transcription factor gives rise to the protein MADQQDKEALFDALVEAAKALGNGRRAELIDILGQGERSVEELAVEIHQTVANTSQHLQRLLRAGLVCSRRSGTRIYYSLAGTAVERLWRALRETAEAHARELGDLVRAYVGDRADLSTITRDELRLRLRQGDVVVLDVRPAQEYKAGHIPGALSMPFSDVKSRLHEVSQGSQIVAYCRGPYCLYADEAVRLLTDEGHLATRLEEGFPEWKAAGLPIEQSDS